From the Streptomyces nigrescens genome, one window contains:
- a CDS encoding beta strand repeat-containing protein has translation MATATQSVLQAATTTTLTSEPDPSVVGQPVAFTAIVAPVEPGSGSPTGTVIFDFGDGTDPAPLPVIAGVATALHAYTGPAGSPYTATATYSGDTDFTASSDTTTQSVGQAGSTTVVTTSPEPAVTGQPVTVTATLSAAAPGDGTPTGTVTFDFGDGTSPLTVPATAGVATTTHTWAGTSGSPYTVTADYSGDAGFTPSTGTGIQTVAPAATFTSVSGVPEPSVTGQPVDITATVSVVAPGAGTPTGSVTFDFGDGTPSVTEPVTDGTATLTHTWAGTSAGPYTVSATYSGDADFSPSTGTDTQTVAPAATTTTVSGLPEPSVTGQPVTFLARVTSEAPGDGAPTGTVTFDFGDGTAPVTVTAAGGVATAVHAYTSATGGPYTVHAAYSGDDQFTPSVGTKTHIVQPAMSTTVLSSLPDPAVTGQPVDITATVSAAAPGAGAPTGSVTFDFGDGTPPVTASVTDGTATLTHAWTSTSGSPYALTAEYSGDTDFTPSTGTDTQTVTPAATTTAVASSPDPAVTGQPVDITATVSAAAPGAGTPTGTVTFDFGDGTPSVTATVTAGVATATHTWAGTSGSPFTVTADYSGDTDFASSTGTDSQTVGQTSSSMTLFTSPDPSVAGQQVTFTARVTAVPPGAGTPTGTVTFDFGDGTVPVTAPVSSDVATVTHAYASTAGSPYTVTATYSGDADFAPATITGDHTVAVSAATTSTTVSSSPDPSVTGQPVTFTATVAPTPPGAGVPTGTVSFTFGDGTAALTAPVTGGVATVTHAYTTATGSPHTVTANYSGDANFSSSSGTDSQTVDPASTLTTVTATPGPSVVGQPVTFTATVTPVEPGAGVPAGAVTFDFGDGTPPTLTSVSDGVARITHTYTSAGGPYTVTAQYDGDDSFTSSSGSDTQTVGRAATTTGVVSSPDPTVVGQSTTVTASVASVAPGAGAPSGTVTFDFGDGSPTFTAPVSNGLAMVTHAYGSTSGSPFAITGTYDGDANFTSSSGSDTQAVGRAATTTGVVSSPDPTVVGQSTTVTASVASVAPGAGAPSGTVTFDFGDGSPTFTAPVSNGLAMVTHAYGSTSGSPFAITGTYDGDANFTSSSGNDTQTVGKAGTTTAVASSPDPTVVGQPTTLTASVASVTPGAAAPTGTVTFSFGDGTGSTTTTLSDGIATVTHTYTTRTGSPFPVTATYNGDAGFTSSSGSDTQTVGRAATTTAVVSSPDPSVAGQAVTLTATVSAVAPGAGTPTGTVIFSFGDGTSAGTATLSGGIATVTHTFNGTSGSPYLLTATYNGDGSFTPSSGSDTQTVGKAATTTAVVSSPDPSVAGQAATLTATVSAVAPGAGTPTGTVTFGFGDGTSAATATLSGGTATVTHTYATRNGSPFPVTATYNGDTNFSASTGNDTQTLTKSATTSTVTSTPDPSASGGTVTVRATVSSPAGAPTGTVTFSFGDGTGAATATLSGGVATVTHTYTTTTGSPFTLTATYGGDASFTGSTGSDTQTVNRAATSTTVVSTPNPSTTGDRVTVTATVVPVAPGTGTPTGTVTLAITGRTPQAVPLVGGTASVSFNPLQKGTHLVTGNYNGDVGFAPSAGTTVQTVP, from the coding sequence GTGGCCACGGCCACCCAGTCGGTCCTGCAGGCCGCGACGACCACCACGCTGACCTCCGAGCCGGACCCGTCCGTGGTCGGCCAGCCGGTCGCCTTCACGGCGATCGTCGCTCCGGTGGAACCGGGAAGCGGGTCGCCGACAGGAACGGTCATCTTCGACTTCGGCGACGGGACGGACCCGGCCCCGCTGCCGGTCATCGCCGGGGTGGCGACGGCCCTGCACGCCTACACCGGTCCCGCCGGCAGCCCGTACACCGCCACCGCCACCTACAGCGGCGACACCGATTTCACCGCTTCCAGCGACACCACCACACAGTCCGTCGGCCAGGCCGGGTCCACGACGGTGGTCACCACGTCACCCGAACCGGCGGTGACCGGCCAGCCGGTGACCGTCACCGCGACCCTCTCGGCCGCCGCGCCGGGGGACGGGACACCGACCGGCACGGTCACCTTCGACTTCGGCGACGGTACGTCACCCCTCACGGTGCCGGCCACGGCCGGGGTGGCCACGACGACGCACACCTGGGCCGGTACGTCCGGCAGCCCGTACACCGTCACGGCCGACTACAGCGGGGACGCCGGCTTCACCCCGTCCACCGGCACCGGCATCCAGACCGTGGCCCCGGCCGCGACCTTCACCTCCGTCAGCGGAGTTCCCGAGCCTTCGGTGACGGGCCAGCCGGTGGACATCACCGCGACGGTCTCTGTCGTCGCCCCGGGGGCCGGTACCCCCACCGGTTCGGTCACCTTCGACTTCGGTGACGGCACCCCGTCCGTCACCGAACCCGTGACGGACGGCACCGCCACCCTCACCCACACCTGGGCGGGCACCTCCGCAGGCCCGTACACCGTCTCGGCCACCTACAGCGGGGACGCCGACTTCAGCCCCTCCACCGGCACCGACACCCAGACCGTGGCCCCGGCCGCGACCACCACCACCGTCAGCGGACTGCCGGAGCCCTCGGTGACCGGCCAGCCGGTGACGTTCCTCGCCAGGGTGACGTCCGAAGCCCCGGGCGATGGCGCGCCGACGGGGACGGTGACCTTCGACTTCGGGGACGGGACCGCGCCGGTCACCGTCACCGCAGCGGGTGGGGTGGCGACCGCGGTGCACGCGTACACGAGCGCCACGGGCGGCCCCTACACGGTTCACGCCGCCTACAGCGGCGACGACCAGTTCACCCCCTCCGTGGGGACCAAAACCCACATCGTGCAGCCGGCGATGTCGACGACGGTGCTCAGCTCGTTGCCGGATCCCGCGGTGACGGGCCAGCCGGTGGACATCACCGCGACGGTCTCCGCGGCCGCCCCGGGGGCGGGTGCCCCCACCGGTTCGGTCACCTTCGACTTCGGCGACGGCACCCCGCCCGTCACCGCATCCGTGACGGACGGCACCGCCACCCTGACCCATGCATGGACGAGTACGTCCGGCAGCCCGTACGCCCTCACCGCCGAGTACAGCGGGGACACGGACTTCACGCCCTCCACGGGAACCGACACCCAGACCGTCACCCCGGCCGCGACCACCACCGCCGTGGCCTCCTCGCCCGATCCCGCGGTGACGGGCCAGCCGGTGGACATCACCGCGACGGTCTCCGCGGCCGCTCCGGGGGCCGGCACCCCCACCGGTACGGTCACCTTCGACTTCGGCGACGGCACCCCCTCCGTCACCGCCACGGTCACCGCCGGGGTGGCAACCGCGACGCACACCTGGGCCGGTACGTCCGGCAGCCCGTTCACCGTCACGGCCGACTACAGCGGGGACACCGACTTCGCCTCCTCCACCGGCACCGACAGCCAGACCGTCGGTCAGACCTCTTCCTCCATGACCCTGTTCACCTCCCCGGATCCGTCCGTGGCCGGGCAGCAGGTCACCTTCACCGCCCGGGTCACCGCCGTTCCTCCGGGCGCGGGCACCCCCACCGGGACCGTCACCTTCGATTTCGGCGACGGCACCGTGCCCGTCACCGCACCGGTCTCCTCCGACGTGGCGACCGTGACGCACGCCTACGCGAGCACGGCGGGCAGCCCCTACACGGTCACCGCCACCTACAGCGGTGACGCCGACTTCGCCCCTGCCACCATCACCGGAGACCACACGGTGGCGGTCAGCGCCGCCACCACGTCGACGACCGTGAGCTCCTCCCCGGACCCCTCGGTGACGGGCCAGCCGGTGACCTTCACCGCGACCGTGGCACCGACCCCGCCCGGCGCCGGGGTGCCCACCGGAACGGTTTCCTTCACCTTCGGCGACGGAACGGCGGCCCTCACGGCACCGGTCACCGGCGGGGTGGCGACCGTCACGCACGCCTACACCACCGCGACGGGCAGCCCCCACACCGTGACCGCGAACTACAGCGGGGACGCCAACTTCAGCTCCTCCTCGGGCACGGACAGTCAGACGGTCGATCCGGCGTCGACGCTGACGACGGTGACTGCCACGCCGGGCCCGTCCGTGGTCGGCCAGCCGGTGACCTTCACCGCGACCGTCACACCGGTCGAGCCGGGAGCCGGGGTGCCGGCCGGCGCGGTCACCTTCGACTTCGGGGACGGCACACCGCCCACACTGACGTCGGTTTCCGACGGCGTCGCCAGGATCACGCACACGTACACGAGCGCGGGCGGCCCCTACACGGTGACCGCGCAGTATGACGGGGACGACAGCTTCACGTCGTCGAGTGGGAGTGACACCCAGACGGTCGGCAGGGCGGCGACGACGACTGGGGTGGTGTCGTCGCCGGATCCCACGGTGGTGGGTCAGTCGACCACTGTTACGGCTTCGGTGGCTTCTGTTGCGCCGGGGGCGGGTGCGCCGTCGGGTACGGTCACGTTTGATTTCGGTGATGGGAGTCCGACTTTTACGGCGCCGGTGAGTAATGGTCTGGCGATGGTGACGCATGCCTATGGCAGTACGTCGGGGAGTCCGTTCGCCATTACGGGTACGTATGACGGGGATGCCAACTTCACGTCGTCGAGCGGGAGCGACACTCAGGCCGTCGGCAGGGCGGCGACGACGACTGGGGTGGTGTCGTCGCCGGATCCCACGGTGGTGGGTCAGTCGACCACTGTTACGGCTTCGGTGGCTTCTGTTGCGCCGGGGGCGGGTGCGCCGTCGGGTACGGTCACGTTTGATTTCGGTGATGGGAGTCCGACTTTTACGGCGCCGGTGAGTAATGGTCTGGCGATGGTGACGCATGCCTATGGCAGTACGTCGGGGAGTCCGTTCGCTATTACCGGTACGTATGACGGGGACGCCAACTTCACGTCGTCGAGCGGGAATGACACCCAGACCGTCGGCAAGGCGGGCACCACCACGGCGGTGGCCTCCTCGCCCGATCCCACGGTCGTCGGTCAGCCCACCACCCTCACGGCCTCCGTCGCCTCCGTCACGCCCGGCGCCGCCGCCCCCACCGGCACGGTCACCTTCAGCTTCGGCGACGGCACCGGCTCCACCACCACCACGCTCTCCGACGGCATCGCGACCGTCACCCACACCTACACCACCCGGACCGGCAGCCCCTTCCCCGTCACGGCGACCTACAACGGGGATGCCGGCTTCACGTCGTCGAGTGGGAGCGATACGCAGACGGTCGGCAGGGCGGCGACGACGACGGCGGTGGTTTCTTCGCCGGATCCGTCGGTGGCGGGGCAGGCGGTGACGCTGACGGCGACGGTCTCCGCGGTGGCGCCGGGTGCCGGTACTCCCACGGGTACGGTCATCTTCAGTTTCGGTGATGGCACCAGCGCCGGCACCGCGACGCTCTCCGGCGGCATCGCGACCGTGACGCACACGTTCAACGGGACCTCCGGCAGCCCGTATCTGCTCACGGCGACCTACAACGGCGACGGCAGCTTCACGCCGTCGAGTGGGAGCGATACGCAGACGGTCGGTAAGGCGGCGACGACGACGGCGGTGGTGTCTTCGCCGGATCCGTCGGTGGCGGGGCAGGCGGCGACGCTGACGGCGACGGTCTCCGCGGTGGCGCCGGGTGCGGGCACTCCCACGGGGACGGTCACCTTCGGTTTCGGGGACGGCACCAGTGCCGCCACGGCAACGCTCTCCGGCGGCACCGCTACCGTCACCCACACCTATGCCACCAGGAACGGAAGTCCCTTCCCCGTCACGGCCACTTACAACGGGGACACCAACTTCTCGGCCTCCACCGGCAACGACACCCAGACGCTCACCAAGAGCGCGACCACCAGCACGGTGACCTCCACTCCCGACCCCTCGGCGTCCGGTGGGACGGTGACCGTCCGGGCTACCGTCTCGTCCCCGGCCGGTGCGCCGACCGGGACGGTCACCTTCAGTTTCGGTGACGGCACCGGCGCCGCCACCGCGACGCTCTCCGGCGGTGTCGCGACCGTCACCCACACCTACACGACCACCACCGGAAGCCCCTTCACCCTCACGGCCACCTACGGCGGGGACGCGAGCTTCACGGGCTCCACCGGCAGTGATACCCAGACCGTCAACCGGGCCGCGACCTCCACCACCGTGGTCTCCACCCCCAACCCCTCGACGACGGGTGACCGGGTCACGGTCACCGCGACCGTGGTTCCGGTCGCCCCCGGAACGGGTACGCCCACCGGAACCGTCACCCTCGCCATCACGGGACGCACCCCCCAGGCCGTGCCCCTCGTCGGCGGCACGGCCAGCGTGTCCTTCAACCCGCTGCAGAAGGGGACCCACCTCGTCACCGGCAACTACAACGGCGACGTCGGTTTCGCGCCCTCCGCCGGAACCACGGTCCAGACGGTGCCATGA